A genomic region of Vicia villosa cultivar HV-30 ecotype Madison, WI unplaced genomic scaffold, Vvil1.0 ctg.006518F_1_1, whole genome shotgun sequence contains the following coding sequences:
- the LOC131643005 gene encoding uncharacterized protein LOC131643005, giving the protein MKKFLLERGLRPRSDFAKAIGIETPAILDELFLKAQAYIQYEEKEATHAVRNSRHEESSKNARQDESRRGTDKKKDDKTRDPKDYKAPAGKFREYTLLNASRERILNECANAEFQTGKVRFPKSMPAWPNVDKSKFCRFHKGHGHNTEDCIHLKDAIEILIREGHLKQYAKKQEAAREAKPITKEKLAEDKPAMQVAMSVTRPEDFYLPDWASAATTYSSHSTWEMFPSAMVISGGGFSKLTVGSVKLKFDELISASANVASTFDHTKGSPSSIFFYKEELPEGAPNATIPLLIRARMANFDVRRILVDHGSSMTSCTPNCSKHCS; this is encoded by the coding sequence ATGAAGAAATTCTTGCTCGAGCGCGGCCTTCGACCACGCTCGGACTTCGCTAAAGCCATCGGAATTGAAACACCGGCCATTCTTGACGAATTATTCCTCAAAGCCCAAGCCTACATACAGTATGAGGAGAAAGAAGCCACCCACGCCGTCCGCAATTCCAGGCACGAAGAGAGTAGTAAAAATGCACGCCAAGATGAGTCTCGCCGGGGAACTGACAAAAAGAAGGATGATAAAACTAGGGACCCCAAGGACTACAAAGCGCCTGCGGGGAAATTCCGAGAGTACACCCTACTGAACGCTTCAAGGGAGCGCATCTTGAACGAATGCGCAAACGCTGAGTTTCAGACGGGTAAGGTTCGATTCCCTAAGAGCATGCCCGCCTGGCCAAATGTTGATAAATCGAAATTCTGCCGATTCCACAAAGGCCACGGGCACAACACCGAGGACTGCATCCATCTTAAGGATGCCATAGAAATATTAATCAGGGAGGGGCATCTAAAACAATATGCGAAGAAGCAGGAGGCCGCTAGAGAAGCTAAACCGATCACCAAGGAGAAGCTGGCGGAAGATAAGCCCGCCATGCAGGTGGCCATGAGCGTTACCAGGCCGGAAGATTTTTATCTCCCTGACTGGGCCAGCGCAGCAACCACTTATTCCTCCCATAGCACGTGGGAGATGTTCCCGTCTGCAATGGTTATATCCGGCGGGGGTTTCAGCAAGCTGACCGTCGGATCCGTAAAACTCAAATTTGACGAGCTAATCTCGGCCAGCGCGAACGTAGCCTCGACTTTCGACCACACCAAAGGCAGTCCTTCCTCAATATTTTTCTACAAAGAAGAGTTGCCCGAAGGAGCACCTAACGCGACCATCCCACTCCTCATCCGAGCCCGGATGGCTAATTTTGATGTGCGACGCATATTGGTGGACCATGGAAGTTCaatgacatcatgtactcccaattGTTCAAAACATTGCAGCTGA